The sequence TAGCAGTCTATTAATTTGTTGTTGAATAGCCACTGATCAATAGTCTAGTAGTCtattaatttgttattaaacTTACTATCCATTAGCAATAATAATGTTGAGACTTTCATGTATTTTCAGTTTATGTTGATTGTTGAGACGTGTGTGCTTAGATCCTTATTATTGATGCATTGATTTATCCAggatatttagattttttgtcaaattgaaaaactaaaaattcaaccatttttTGCTAATGTTTATAGTACTTTTATATTTGCtagttacaatttgatgaagtttattacttttttaatttattgttgtaGGTTCTTCAACTATGTCTGGAGATTGTGATCTTCAAACAATTCTTGATGATGGGGAGCCTAATGAAGAGGATGGGAGTTGTGTCACAATTGTGGAAGATTAgacattttgtaataatttagtggcctttttaatttcttagacttgttggattgatttgttggtttgtaattattctaaaccttttgtaatttcttagcctttttaatttcttagattagtgggatttattttgtaactttttacTTGAACTTGTTGGACttgtgatatttatttattggacttgtgatattttgtagctttttatattttattttgtagattaATGATTATCTTAGTTaagtgatttattgatttaaaatcttaattATGATTTATTGATGTATAATTAACAGgtgatttatgattaacttatGATTTGAATTGATTTGGCTGCCATATAACGTggcctaaatgccaaattttagCATTTGGGCCAAGTTATATGGCTTGAATGGGCTTGAATCTAGGCAAAAAATCTTAATgagcttgaaatttttttttggttgggccaaATCTGGGCCCAAGAATATAAACGGGGCTTGCGGGGCGGGTCTGGAcccccgaaaaaaaaaaaaaaaaaaaaaaaaaaaaaaaaaaaaaaaacccaattaatAATCGAGCCAGGTTCGGGTCATGGGTCTTGGTCCGAGGGTCGGGTCCGAGTATGCAAAAACCCAGCCCGAACCCAACCCGTTGCCATTTCTAGTTTCCTCTCCCAAAACTCAAGCCGCCCGACTCAATCGTAAAATCAAAAAAAATCCAGCTATGTTTGAAGGTTTTCCAACGAAAATTTATAGAAACTGGCGATGTTTGAAGTTTTCCAACGAAGATTTACTTGAAATCCACCCGATCTAGAGAGATCTCTGTCGGATCTAGCAAGATATCACCGAATTTGGTGAGATCTTCGCCAAAACTGGTGGAGATCCCTCCAAATTTGGCAAGATCTCAACAAACCTAGTGAGGACTTGTTGGATCTGATGAAGATTTAGACAAGATTCAGGCAATTTTTGCCATTACTCTACAAATACTGGTTTAGACCGACACGACCTCCATCCAATGAGTTATCCGACCAATTCGAACGGACTGCCTCGCCGGTCGGTGGCAGTTCTAAAAATTCACAACCCAATTCAGTCGGGTCAGTTGCaagttgggcacaaacccaacccgaaCCAACCTGTGGACAATCCAAGTTTTTTAGGTATTAAATTGGTTTGGCTTGTGGTCTAATATTTTATTGGCTAAAATTCAAATTGCATACTCTAAATTTAACTGAAATTCATTTAAGTTCTCTAAGTTTACTTTCATTTAATTGAATCctctaaatttcaatttattcaatttagtcTTTTTTGTACAATTCtgttaaaattatttacaatgttctttcatatatttaagtaataattttatgaaagagCATCGGAGTAATAACAGTaatccactttctttcttttttttttttctttctacgtcaatcaaattataaaaaaaaaaaaaaaaaagaactcgaGTGTGGGCCTCGTAACCTAATGGCATGAATGGCCAATTTAGTCCCCTTGAATGATATATTTGCCTCCCTACCATCAACCCATTTTTATGTCGATAAGGTCCTCGACCTTTGATGACAAGTGCTATCATGAGTTCCACGTTGGATCCgtgaaattaaaaaatctagGCTCTTAAGTCCATTACATTAAGGAATAGATTTTCGGGCTTTGAGCTCACTTCATGTAGTGGGGAAGTTTGCGCTTTTAAGCCCATGCCATGAAGTGATAACTCTAGGCCTTTAAGCCAATCCTGTATGAAAAAGACCTGGGCCCATTTTTTCAAGAAATATGAAGACCCTTGGATGAAAGTCTAATCCATGTAGCTTTAGAGAAATTCTGGATTTTTTCGGTATTAAATTGGTTTTGCATGGAAAAGTATATTGGCAGCTAAATCTGTCTAGGACAACTGCTTGAGATGGTGGGTAGGAACTGGAAATAAAATTCGAATTTGACAAGACAGATAGCTTCTAACCCATCATCATTCAAGGTGGTAACCCCATTTTCACAATGTCAACGATGGCAATAGTGGATAACCTCATTAattcaaatacaatattatgGCGAGTATTCGTGATTGATCAGATATATATTCCTTCCCCATGAAGTAGAGGTTATTAAAATCCATCCCATTGAGCAATAGATACGTGCAAAACATCCAAATTTGGGCATACACAAACACAGGCTAATATTTGGTAAAAAGTGCATATTAGATGATCTAAACCCAACAATTGAGTTCCTTTCATGGACAATCATCCAATCACtcacaaagaaataaaatttggaaagcgATTTGAGCGGTCAAGGTATGTAATAAAATCATAACTTTCTTTTGGAGAGCTTGTAGAGATATACAGCCAACTAAAGTAGAGAGTATTGTGTCAAATTTATATGAGGatcaccattcatgtgagattACAAAATATCATGTTATTGTATTCTAAGATTattaacaagttttttttttttttcctttaatcaaCCATGTATCTTATTAAATTCATGTTTTCCGAATTACTTTCACAATGATTAACATTATAAAGTTGTGATAGTTACCCAGTATATATGAAACAAACAATGTCACACCTGCTAGaatcattttttgaaaacacaatttcatcATCTCATTAATCATAGTaggatttttaaaaatgtgaTTTCACAAAGTGTGTACATGTATGGTAGTGTAACAAAAATTAGtgttataaacttataattaaGAATTCAAGAAGGAAATAAATTTCAAAGTCAAATGGAATTGTATCAATCATGCCCACAATactacaaaatttaaacaagtcaaaaatcaaaattatgcGACCCTTAAGCCTTAACCAGACCCAGCCTCTATTCACGCAGACTCAGTCACCATCTTTATGCCCAAATGCCACTTGTCATCCACCACCTCCATCAACATAAACCCTCTTACCCACAAAACACTTCGGAACCAAAAGTACTCCTAAGAATTCGCCAAGTGTTCTGGCAAACCCAAAACTCTGTTCCAAATTGCCACCTTTCACTTCACAGAAACCCACGTGTCCAAAAGTTGCATGCCCCATGCACGTATAATAATCCCAACCCTCATATTCCCTTCTCTCCTCTAGCCAATTTCACTCTTTAACACTTTTTCAATCTAGACTAAACTTCAAATTTGAACCcagaaatcaaaacaaaacagaaagaGTAGAAAGATGAGCCAAGAACAGTCACAGAGGTCTGAGCAAGAACCCATCAAATATGGCGATGTATTCCCAATCCAAGGAGAACTTGCGGAGAAGACAGTGGCACCAGGAGATGCAGCGCTGATGCAGACGGCAGAGAACACCATACTTGGGCATATCCAGAAGGGTGGTGCAGCTGCAACCATGCAATCGGCAGCCATGCGCAACGAGAGAGCTGGCCTTGTGGATCATAATGATATGAGTTATGATGCAAGTCTTGGTGGTGTGAGTATCACCGAGACTGATCTTCCTGGGAAGCGTGTAATCACCGAGTCAATCGGCGGACAGGTGATTTGAACACAGTTTAATTTTATGCACATATATATCTTCCATGTATAGTGTGTTATATGATGTGAGTCTATTTGATACACAAAATTTCACAGGAGTCTTATGTGTCCTGCTGGCCCCCTAAAAACTGAAATCAAACTCAAATTACTGATCCAGTCATTGGGCAACTCAGactgtgaaaaaaaatttggcaggCACAATAAttctacaagtttttttttaagcatgtaattgtgaaatttgtctTGTTATAGACTTAATTGTTTGTAAATTCGACTTATTAAGTCCATTACTAGATAATATCATTTTAAATCTAATATTTCGTACAAGAAACACTTATCAAATTCAGAGTTCATATAATTTTGAACTCTTCCTTTCCGGttgtaaatatcaaatttttttttttaaatcttacataaaaaaatacttttttttttagatgtggCACTTTGTGGGTTTAGTTTTTCGTGAGTATGATAGAAAAATGaactcattttattttcatctttACTTTTCTCCAAGTACAGTTAATAAGACGTGGCAGTGATTGATTTGTAAACAGTGCAACACACAATAAAAGGATATACCTTAATAATTGAGTGTCAAAAGAGAGAGGGGGAAGGATCGCCCAAGTGCACTAGCTAGGCTTCCTATTTCTTATTTTGTGCATAACAATGTAATCCTGTTGTCTGTGTTGGTTCTTGTGCATAAGTTTTTTTTGGTACCTAATCGATTGAATTGTGCAATATTTTGATGAGTCTAGGTTGTTGATCAATACAGCCAACGAGCTCCATTGGCACCACCAGCCATATTTGAACAATcaggtagtggtggtggtggtgggcgTGGTGGTGCAATCACAATTGGTGAAGCACTCGAAGCCACTGCCATGACAGCCGGGCAGAAGCCCGTGGACCGGAGTGATGCCGCTGCTATTCAGGCAGCCGAAGTTAGAGCAACTGGGCGAATCAACATAGTCCCAGGTGGGGTTGCCGCCGCAGCCCAGTCAGCTGCCAGTTTAAATGCCAGAGCAACAAGCACCGATGAAAAGACAAAACTTGCCGATATTCTAGCGGTAATATATTTTAACgagaaaatattatttcacAGATAGATTTAATATTTCACACATATAtctataattaatataaaaatatcaacattttaatacaaataaattgatgtgataaaaaagagaattaaaattgtgattgtgTGAGAATGAAAACCCAATATATTTGTCACTAACATTGTTACTAccaaatatatgaaaaaaatttgggtaGAAAATCCAATATATTTGTCACTAACATTGTTACTaccaaaaatatatgaaaaaaattgggtattattttaattggtgttaattaatgaaaaaattgagggagagaaaaattAATATCCATTGGAGAATAAAAAACACTTGGCAAGTATGTGTGTCTGGGTCTATATATAAAAGTCCAAATTACAATGTTCTCTATAAGCTCCTTTTATTACATGCATataaatcattattttattttggtctctGTAACTACATGCTATTTTacaaaacacaactttttttttctttaaaccttTTGAAGTTACAAACACTATCTAATTTTGATGAGTTAAAATTTTGATCTCAATTCTTTAGAAGATAATATTATGCTCACATTTGGAGTGTCTGTAAAAGAATGATCCAGTTTCATTAAATTATAAGTCAATGTTACCAAGTCATACACATTTGATCAACTAGtagccttttaaaaaaatttaatttatttcttaaacTCGATGAAAAACTTCACATCAATGTTACCATATCTTTGTAGATTTTACTTGTAAAACAAATAATCCAAAGTCTGATATGtctttcaaaaaataagaagattaAATGAAATGtgcttttttaaatttatttgccGATATTAAAGAGAGTTTCATACCAAGGGTGAGTGCTAAATAACACCATTTTCATGCATGCAGGACGCAACTTCGAAGTTGCCATCTGACAGACCGGTAACACGCCGAGATGCTGAGGGGGTGACCGGTGCAGAGATGCGGAATGATCCATACTTGACCACTCATCCTACAGGCGTGGCAGCGTCCGTGGCTGCAGCTGCTAGGATCAACCAGAATAAATTAGCATCTCCCGGGAGAGAGGCTGATCAAGGGGTTTAAACCgaacaaaacctttttttttttggattactGCATGCCTCACTTGACTTATGTTACTATTGTGGCCGTCGTAggtcttttttcctttttctctctcttatctcCTTGTCTCATAATCAATGAGTATgaataaattgagttttaatcAACTAGTTAAAATCTCATCTTTAGGTTAGTTTTGATGTAAGCCCAAATTCACAATTCTGGTATATTAGGATTTTGCTAATCATTTCCACGTCCTTCTAGTTAAACACCGTTGGATGAGCAGAAGGTTCTACCATTTTGTATTGGGGTCTATTAATTCCACTACTAGGAGAGAGGACTCTGACCTGGTATGAGACTCTGAGGTAGATAGTCACCCAAATATACCAACACTTTCTCCACCACACATGCATGACTCCCTAGCTTTCAGTTGAATCTCTAGACAATGGGAATTTGCACAGTACTGGGCTTTGAAAATCCTGACTGGAAGAGATTGGCGTCGTTCTCATATATACATGTCAACCTTGCTTTGCAAGCATAGAAAGATTGAGCATCGATCCCACTTCTCCCCTCCTCttagattatattttaaattcatttatgATATGTTTGGATGAATACTTCAGCCTCCTCTCCCCTCCCCTGCCCTCTCCTCTCCCTCCAGGTGGTTAGGTTTGACAACCTCCACCTCCTCTAGAGTTGTGTATCAGGGTGGCTATTGAGCTCCTACTCAAAGAACtctttttagaaatatatttaatattgtagATAAATTATTTGAGAAGGTTCTTCGGTTATCTACTAAGAAGAAAGATATTTAGCACAATTACCCGATCTTATTATTGGGGGAAAGTAGTTAAAGATGTTATGATGTAAAGTTATTTGTTGTCAAATAAAAGAATTTGGGATTTAAATTCCATctataacaaaaactaatattAGATTATCAAAGAGCAAACGACATAGGTtgaaattttatcatttctatTAAAATGATTGCATTATTAACTAGGTTGAAATTCAATCACATCTATTCAAAGATTGCattattaatcatttttttactatagATGCTTGACTATGGATACTTATAAGGCAAGCAGAGCCCTGGATTTGGTTCCTTTTCATCGGTTGAGATGCTGCCCccagaattaaaaaaatgcttaaacCGCAAAAAATAGTATAACCTTGTGCTACAACTcgccatgtggcgagttgtgattAGTAAAAGTGTGTCTCCACATGGTCCACAGACACTCcttcaccaatcacaactcgTCATGTGGTGAATTGAAGCATAAAGTTGTGCAATATTTGGTGGTCCTAGCACAACTCCCAAAATTGTAAGCTTATGAGATATGGTTAATGACAGTTAATGGGTTGCAATAAATGTTGACACAGGAGTTATTGGCAATCGCCGATCGGCTTACTCTTCATTTAAGAGAACTGTATCAACCGATTGGTCAAGGAAAAGTGGCCTTGGAGAGGCAGCTATGACCGTAAATGACCCTCCTAGATTGATGACCAAGGAAGGCTAATAGTCGTCACCCATTAAAGGGATTCTGAGGTCTTCCACGGAATTTGGGCCGAAACTTATTTCAGGTGATAGATCTCATTGGATCTACTCTAATGAGCCTTAGAAGATGGACTTTGCCACGGGCCCAAAGGCTCCTAGGATGGTCCAAACTCCAGTCCTTTTTGGGCCTGCTAGGCTCAACCACCTTCTAATACATGGCAAACTAAGGCAGAGCGTTGCTTAGTCTGATATAATCTCTGAAGAATGCTAATAAAAAAACGTTGATGGTGTTTCTCTTCGCAGACCAGTATCGAACACATTCCACAACATTGGTAAACTGGATGACATTTTATAGATCCAATGTCGTTCTTAGGGATTACATGTTGCTCATTGAGTTTTAGATAAGAGAAGGTTGGGTTGGCTGTCTTTGATTGATGGCTCTCGCCATCAGTTATTTGTTTActcttgtttgttttatttgcaCATTTTCCTTGCATACCTTGACATACCCTCAATTGCATATCATATTCAGTTGagactttagtttttttttttttttttttaatattatatacaGGAGTACGTACATTAAGCGTGCAAAGAACATTTTTTTAGAGTTgagattttttgaaatattaggaTAACTTCCTAGTTCTTTTCAATAGCTATCCTCATTTTCAACACTATTTACTAAAGGTTTGAATAGAGTACCCATCACACATTTAACTTGTGTTACATGTCAGTGTGGGCAATATCAAAAGAATCAAGCTTTACCCCTTCTCTTCTTCTGTTATTCTAAACATCAATGCTCGGCCATCCAAGAGAGAcgagagagaaaaatacatgatatcaaaactgaaccCAAAAGATAAACAGTACTGAACAAAGTGCAGCAAAACATAATCAACTCAACTAAAGCAGTACATTCatgattataatttataaactcCAGGGTAGCTTTAAGcttttataaaattcaatattGTAGCAAGAAATTGTGAAGCACAGAAACCAAGTGAAACCTCAGCTCATGCTTAATTCATTTTTAACTTGCACCGTCAACTTACTCAAAATTGAGATAGTTGCAAgctttccaaaaatatttttctttgaatcgATAGGACTGTATACATCTCTTGCATGCAAACAGAGGACCAATGCTAGCCTCATGCtcacaattcaaaaaaaatcaccacatcATATACAACAAAATTGATCATTTCCCTATAATGTACAAAAACTACTATACAACTCTGAATATTGGAGGATGGGAAAAATTCCTGACCTAAATCTTCTATAAACAAATAACGTTGTGAGGTGACTGAGGTTTAAATCATTTAAAAGTGTATTCTTCCACAACTCAGCTGGCTAAACTAACCTTTTCAAGTGTTAATTCTCGTGTGATGAGCCTAAGAAGTACTTGCACTAGCTCTCTTACTCGTGCTTCCCTGTTCATCAAAAGGATCAAAAGGATAAGCTACTCCGTGGAAACATTAATTCATGTTTAATTTCTTATCATAGTGCCAGGCAGATCAtgataatttttaacttttgtatATATTGTGGCCGAGGTATATTGTGGCACCTTACTGGCATCATCCTTTTTCATACCTTATAAATTCTccttttttgaaattatttcaaACATGGCAGATATCTCCAGTTTTTTAGTGACTAAATTTCTTGCTGAAAGATATTCTCTCTTACCTTGATACAACAAGCTCACAGAAGGAGGGGAATAGAACAAGCAGATGAGGACGCTTGTCTTGAATTTCCTCCTCTGCTAGGCCACTTTTCAAGTGTGGATGCAAAGGAAGGATGGATGCTGTGTCTGAATGAATAATCAGACGTGCCAGTTCTTGAAGGacaaatattatttcttcaagCCTAGCTGCTGGCAACGGGCGTTCACCTGCAGGAACAGTAGGATGGTTCAGAAGAGAATAATCCGGAAGGTGAAATGAACATTAGAGGAACCCAACATATTGTAAGAAGACACGCACCTAAGTCATTCTCATCAGTGAGAAATCTGTTCAAGATGTACTCACATCTGGTCACGAGCATCATGATTGAGATTTTGCTGACTTCAGATCTTGTCAAATTCCAATGATTGGTTTCTTTGCTGTAACTGAGGTACAGATAGTAGTATGTGAAATTTGGAATAAAAATGCATTGGAAAACAGAGCTTTGTAGATGTCTAAAGATGTTTCAATTGAAAGTAACAAAAGAAGGCTTTAAAAGTACAGGGTTTAGAGGTAGCCTAATGGAAGTCATACATTAATAGCTGCAGAAAGACAAGTTTATTCTAGTTGATGGAACTGACCAATCACTggcatttattttgtttaaaagatTAATATCATACTAAATAACTTCATGAGCCGCCTGTTGTGACAAAAAGAATGGCATTGGCATTCAGGTTCCAGTAAAGCAGTTAATCAAGAATATCAAAGATTGGAAGTCCGGAATTTCCCCGAAGACCAGAATTTGAACAAGTTTTCTTCATAAGGTCAACCATTACATTAGATATCAAAGCAATATGACACTCAATGTTcacataattaattattgaaaacTAATATGTCAAGTAAAGGATCAACCTCTGTGATGAATTACCTGCTCAAGGTAAATAACTTCTGTAAGCAAGTTATGGAAAATCTGCTACAGTGGGAAGGCATAAGTTCCACAGTCTCAACAGGCAACGAGCATGTGCGTGACGCACAACGGTCCAAGGTGGATACTAGTCGTTGCAAAATCTGTGAATAACAGCAACAGTATTAGGAGGGGAAGATGAGCCAATTTAGGAAATTCCCAACATCAAAGACCacaaaaaattcagaaaaattcCATGTCTGATCTGGAATGCTAAAATTAGATGGTCCAAAATCATCTTGTCACCTTCATTTCGCAAAATGCACCCCAATCCCAACCCCACTATTTAACAACAGGGCTAAGGCCCAAGGATTTACAATCACTCTAATCTATAACCACTACACTCTACATATATTCACAGACTGTTTTGGTCGCATAAGTGGgtccagttagctcaattgataGTATCTTGgcctaatgataaagagcaattatgATTGAGCAAACGCCATAGGTTCAAATCCTATCATATCTATCAGAACATTTTGGTTACATAATTTCTATctaccataaaaaataaaaataaaaaaatacgaTAGGAGAGGAAATTACATCTAAAGGTGCATCAATCGGTGACTTAAGAATGTTGTCACCAAGAATGTTTAAGATTGTCATCTCAAGCAACTCATCATCCTTTTGTGCTACAGGTGAGAGAGAATTGGAAGGAAGAGCTCTCCCACAATATCCAACAAAGAATATTTCATAAACATCTGCAACTTCTTTCCAGATACGTGTTCTTGCAGGTTTACTGATACTTGAAATTGGTCCACCATTTATGGTTAATCTGCTGACATCATCAACCAGAATGCGGTTGAAGCCTGCAACAGCTAATCTCCATAGTGCACCATCTGGATTGTCCCTCCTGGTCATCATACACCTAAAGAAAACAATTGATCTGGTTAAGCACTTGCACAGATAGTCTGAATCCTAAAATAAACATGGAATACATAAGACAGTTATTAAAAAGGATGATAATAAGGGGGCATGGCACTCAACCTAATGTATATTATCAACGATTTAGTTATACACGTTATTCATTGTATATATTGCATCAAATATGCTACAACAGTCACTATAAAGGAAATGTGCTGTCATTGTTCACACATGGCCCATCAATTACTCATCCATGTCATGAAACAGTAAACACCATGCAGAAAAATACTTGACAGTGTCGTTAAAGGAAGCAGAATAGACTGTCTTCAATTACTATACAATGCTGCAAGTAGAATCAGATTCTAATAGATTAACCCCCTATAGTATATTAATTAACCTTTTATGTAAAAACCACCACTTCTCCAAAATAGTGTGATTGGAGTACACGAAAATCAGCATCACAGATTACAGTAGTTAGTAGTACCTTCCAAGACTTTGAATTAACTCGGGAAATATGATATGCTTTTCAATTTCTGGAGCCTGTAGAAAAAGATCTACCATTACAGGAACAAGCTTTTCAGCAAACAGATAACTCGGGATGCCTTCTGTTAAAGCTGTTGTTGATCCAGAACTCAGAGATGTAGCTTCTGCTTTGGATAGGGATATGGACATAGTACCGTTAGGTATATCATCTTTTATCTTCACGTGGGCATCTGTGAAAAATGAAGGCATGAATTTTAAACCTTTTGTTACTAAAATCAAACTAAAGGTTCCATCAAGCTTTTTTCATACCTGGAATATGATCACTAGTGTGCTCTGACTCATCTTCCTCATTTTCTAAGGGAGACTCAGATCTTGGAAGATACAGCAAAAGCTCCCGAAGAAGAATAAGCCACATTGAAGAAATGTCCTCAGTTGGACATAACAAAGGTAAGATTTCCAACACAGTGCGTAGTACAGGTGGAACATTTCCCTAGAGAAGCAACATAGAATTCAGGGGAAAGAATTTCATATGTAGAAATTCACaaaaaatagtattatattCTTTGAGGGTTCTTGTAACTAGTAACACCACTTGGATAAAAATGGTTACATGTACATAATAATTCTCTTTCCTAAGCCCACACAGCAAGGTAGAGGAAGAGCTTTATGAGAGGGCCACAAGGACTCTTACTTTTGGGAGGCAAATTCATGCTCTATACTAGACTGGTATGCCAAATTTGTAAGCCAACTTATAATTCACTTCTACGTTTAATTTCAAATGTTGTTTATCCCAGTTTCAttcctctattttattttttgttttttacttctGACTTCCCTTTACTTTTTGTAGAGAACATAA comes from Castanea sativa cultivar Marrone di Chiusa Pesio chromosome 3, ASM4071231v1 and encodes:
- the LOC142628540 gene encoding late embryogenesis abundant protein D-34-like; translated protein: MSQEQSQRSEQEPIKYGDVFPIQGELAEKTVAPGDAALMQTAENTILGHIQKGGAAATMQSAAMRNERAGLVDHNDMSYDASLGGVSITETDLPGKRVITESIGGQVVDQYSQRAPLAPPAIFEQSGSGGGGGRGGAITIGEALEATAMTAGQKPVDRSDAAAIQAAEVRATGRINIVPGGVAAAAQSAASLNARATSTDEKTKLADILADATSKLPSDRPVTRRDAEGVTGAEMRNDPYLTTHPTGVAASVAAAARINQNKLASPGREADQGV